From a single Methanofollis sp. W23 genomic region:
- a CDS encoding type IV pilin N-terminal domain-containing protein, translated as MMRRVDEDAVSEVIGVMLMISVTLIIVALVAVYATGAASGDEQPVRASLIASEVMHDENTDEYMVVFEHVAGDPLHLKQVQVSLGVRDDAMPHLVVNNDKKSYLQSFSNPGENSMVHLGDRFVLYADEWDADSLSWNGEGGGKFTVESGHFLTYRFIDRHTGAPISSGEIMVPHL; from the coding sequence ATGATGAGAAGAGTAGATGAAGACGCAGTCTCAGAGGTGATCGGCGTCATGCTGATGATCTCGGTCACGCTGATCATCGTGGCCCTGGTGGCGGTCTACGCCACCGGTGCAGCGAGCGGGGACGAGCAGCCGGTCAGGGCAAGCCTGATCGCGTCAGAGGTGATGCATGATGAGAACACTGATGAGTATATGGTCGTCTTCGAGCACGTGGCCGGTGACCCGCTCCATCTCAAGCAGGTGCAGGTGAGCCTTGGGGTGCGGGACGACGCCATGCCGCATCTCGTCGTCAATAATGACAAAAAATCGTACCTCCAGAGTTTTTCCAATCCTGGTGAAAATTCCATGGTGCACCTCGGCGACCGGTTTGTCCTGTACGCCGACGAATGGGATGCCGACAGCCTCTCCTGGAATGGTGAAGGAGGAGGAAAGTTCACGGTCGAGTCAGGTCACTTTCTCACCTATCGGTTCATCGACCGGCACACCGGCGCACCGATCTCGTCAGGGGAGATCATGGTCCCCCATCTATAG
- a CDS encoding type IV pilin N-terminal domain-containing protein, whose product MRDDSAVSPVVGTMILLTVVVVLAALLAAFASGVAEEQKPAPSAEIAVYPAGRGGAFALLFEHRGGDAVKTEDIKIKTWVHLPDGRMKEATHASLSDTVAYAGEDLRLPCSWSRNGSDPYRENFGDAVWLPGTVATTGNLETTGDFLGLESGDLKRCIEKEAVLEVKIFHLPSGTLVQTSTILMKEG is encoded by the coding sequence ATGAGAGACGACTCTGCGGTCTCGCCGGTGGTCGGGACGATGATCCTCCTGACGGTGGTGGTCGTCCTTGCCGCCCTTCTCGCCGCCTTTGCCAGTGGGGTTGCCGAGGAGCAGAAGCCTGCACCCTCAGCCGAGATCGCGGTGTACCCGGCGGGTCGCGGCGGGGCGTTTGCCCTTCTCTTCGAGCACCGGGGCGGGGATGCGGTGAAGACCGAGGACATAAAGATCAAGACCTGGGTCCATCTCCCTGACGGCAGGATGAAGGAGGCGACCCATGCCTCACTCTCTGACACGGTGGCATACGCAGGCGAAGATCTCCGCCTCCCCTGTTCATGGAGCAGAAATGGGTCAGACCCATACCGTGAGAACTTCGGGGACGCGGTCTGGCTCCCGGGCACGGTCGCCACCACCGGGAACCTGGAGACGACCGGGGACTTCCTCGGTCTTGAGAGCGGCGACCTGAAAAGATGTATCGAGAAGGAGGCGGTGCTGGAGGTCAAGATCTTCCACCTGCCAAGTGGGACGCTGGTGCAGACGAGCACGATACTCATGAAGGAGGGATGA